The following is a genomic window from Miltoncostaea oceani.
CGACGACGGAACGGCCTTCGCCGCGTTCATCGGCAACGGCACCAACCCCGAGCTCTACCGCCGCACGATCGCGGCGCTCTCCGCCGTCCACGCCCGGCGGCCGCCCCGCACGGTCCTCGACATCGGATGCGGCGACGGCCGCGTCACCGCCGCCGTCGTCGGCGGGGCCGTCACGGACGTCGATCTGGTCGATCCCTCGGCGGACCTCCTCGCCCGGGCGGGCGCGGCGCTCGCCGGCCGGCCGACACGGGTCGCCGCCCACCGCACCGACGTCGCACGGTTCCTGGCCGGCCTCCCCCCGGGCGCCGGCTGGGACCTGGCCCAGTCGACCTTCGCCCTCCACACGCTCCCGCCGGCCCACCGCGCCGACGTCCTGCGGGGCCTCGCCGGGCGGGCCCGCACCGTCGCGATCGCCGAGTTCGACGTCCCCGCCCTCGACGGCGACGCGTGGACCGCCCACCTCGCCGAGCGGTACGCGCGCGGCGTGGACGAGTACCGCGACCACCCCGAGGTGGTCGACGGCTTCCTGATGCCCGTCCTCGTCGGCCAGGTGGAACCCGGCCGGGCGCGCCACACCTTCGAGCAGCCCGCGGCGGCCTGGGAGGACGACCTGCGCACTGCCGGCTTCACGGCGGTCACGACCGTCCCGCTGCACGCCTACTGGTGGGCGCCCGCGGTCCTGATCACCGCGGAGGCCGCCGCCGGGCGCGGCGCCTGATCCACCGGCGCACCCGCGGCGTATCCCGGGGGAGGCACCGCCCACCCCACCGACGAGGACCCGCCATGCGCAGGACATCCGCGATCACCCCCCTCATCGCCGCCGCCGCGCTCGCCGGCGGCCTCGGCGGCGTCGCGTCCGGGGCCGGGGTGGCGGGCAGCGCCGCGAACCCCGTCCGGGCGACGACGAGCCCCACCCGCGGCTTCGCCCCCGCGACGGTGGTCGCCCGGCCCGGCGCCCGCATCCACGTCCGCAACGTCGACCGCGCCCGCCACAACATCGTCGAGGACCGCCCCGGCGGCGGCCGCCCGCGGTTCCGCTCCGGCGCGCCCACGACGCGCGACTTCACGGTCCGGGCGCCCACCCGCGCCGGCACCTACTCCTTCATCTGCCAGGTGCACGGCTTCATGCGGGGGACCCTGCGGGTGCGCGGCTAGCGACCGCCGGCCGCGCGCCGGCGCCGGCGTGGGAGACTCGCGCCATGACCGACCCCGCGCCACGCCGCCCGCGCCGGGTGCCGCACGGCTACGGGCTCGTGCTGATCGCGCTGGTCGCCGCCGTCGTCGTCGGGGCGGTCGGGACACGCGGCCTGGGGCTCGTGCTCTCGGCACTCGTGCTCGTCGGCGTCTGGCACGCCACCGCGAACGCCGTCGGCGTGTCGCGGGTGCTCCGCCGCGCCGGCTCGGCCGTGGTCGTGCTGCTCGTCGTCGGCGCGGTGGTGGCCTTCGCCGACGGGGGCTCCGGCGTCCGGGCGGGGGTGGGCTTCGCGACGGCCGCGGTCACGGTCGGCGTGGCCGTCCTCATCGCGGCAGACCTGCTGCGCCACCGGGAGGTGACGCTCGCGACGGTCGCCGGGCTCGTCAGCCTCTACCTCCTGATCGCCCTGATCTTCGGCCAGCTGTACCTCGGGTGCGCCGAGCTCTCGTCGACGGCCTTCGCGTCGTCGGTGGGGCCGCTCGGCCGGTTCGACCTCCTCTACTTCAGCTTCGTCACCATCACCACGGTGGGCTTCGGCGACATCACGCCCGCCATCGGGGTGACCCGTGCGCTCGCGGCCGGCGAGGCCGTCACCGGCCAGCTCTTCCTGGTGACGGTCGTCGCGCGCGCCGTCGCGATGATGCGACCCCCGGAGCGCCGCCGGACGCCGCCCCCCGGCGACGGCTGACGGCGACCCGGCGGTGCGGGCCGCCCGCCGGGGCACGGGCCGCCCCGCGCCGCGCCGGTGGGGCGGTGACCCGTCCCCCGGGTCAGTCCTCCGCGC
Proteins encoded in this region:
- a CDS encoding class I SAM-dependent methyltransferase, producing MSDARSAPAPTGVVAALGALRDGDRARAAAVLAAGDAGDLAAALARHLGRASADAVYDDGTAFAAFIGNGTNPELYRRTIAALSAVHARRPPRTVLDIGCGDGRVTAAVVGGAVTDVDLVDPSADLLARAGAALAGRPTRVAAHRTDVARFLAGLPPGAGWDLAQSTFALHTLPPAHRADVLRGLAGRARTVAIAEFDVPALDGDAWTAHLAERYARGVDEYRDHPEVVDGFLMPVLVGQVEPGRARHTFEQPAAAWEDDLRTAGFTAVTTVPLHAYWWAPAVLITAEAAAGRGA
- a CDS encoding cupredoxin domain-containing protein, producing MRRTSAITPLIAAAALAGGLGGVASGAGVAGSAANPVRATTSPTRGFAPATVVARPGARIHVRNVDRARHNIVEDRPGGGRPRFRSGAPTTRDFTVRAPTRAGTYSFICQVHGFMRGTLRVRG
- a CDS encoding potassium channel family protein; translated protein: MTDPAPRRPRRVPHGYGLVLIALVAAVVVGAVGTRGLGLVLSALVLVGVWHATANAVGVSRVLRRAGSAVVVLLVVGAVVAFADGGSGVRAGVGFATAAVTVGVAVLIAADLLRHREVTLATVAGLVSLYLLIALIFGQLYLGCAELSSTAFASSVGPLGRFDLLYFSFVTITTVGFGDITPAIGVTRALAAGEAVTGQLFLVTVVARAVAMMRPPERRRTPPPGDG